The following coding sequences lie in one Rhea pennata isolate bPtePen1 chromosome 10, bPtePen1.pri, whole genome shotgun sequence genomic window:
- the BLOC1S6 gene encoding biogenesis of lysosome-related organelles complex 1 subunit 6 produces MSAAEQPEGKEGAAAAGSAAPGHSLGFSDASPDEGVVEDMPMIDEKAVEQLTEGLISHYLPDLQRSKLALKELTQNQVVLLETLEQEISKFKECNSILDINALFSEAKHYHNKLVNIRNEMMTLHEKTSKLKKRALKLQQKRQKEELEREQQREKELEREKQLTAKPARRT; encoded by the exons ATGAGCGCCGCGGAGCAGCctgaggggaaggagggggcggcggcggccggctccgccgccccaGGGCACTCGCTGG GTTTTAGTGATGCATCTCCAGATGAAGGAGTAGTAGAAGATATGCCTATGATAGATGAGAAAGCTGTGGAGCAGCTAACTGAAGGattaatttctcattatttGCCTGATCTTCAGCGATCAAAATTAGCACTAAAGGAACTGAC ACAGAACCAAGTGGTATTACTAGAAACATTAGAgcaagaaatttcaaaattcaaagaGTGTAACTCCATTCTTGATATCAATGCCTTG ttttcagaagCTAAGCACTATCACAACAAGCTAGTGaatattagaaatgaaatgatgaCACTTCATGAGAAGACGTCAAAATTAAAA AAAAGAGCACTTAAGCTGCAGcaaaagaggcagaaagaagAACTAGAACGAGAACAGCAACGTGAAAAAGAACTTGAAAGAGAGAAGCAGTTAACAGCAAAACCTGCTAGGAGGACATGA